In one Salvelinus fontinalis isolate EN_2023a chromosome 16, ASM2944872v1, whole genome shotgun sequence genomic region, the following are encoded:
- the LOC129812935 gene encoding transmembrane protein 179-like, protein MALDHLIFAQCILYFLAFVFGFIAVVPLSENTEDFHGKCLLFTRGMWQNENITVSKQRFIVEEWGPASSCSFITFVGIASLILSAVQSWRLLLFLFKGHDDSLFNAFLNLLISSLVVFTVFLSSTIISVGFNLWCDAITEGGGMPSSCEEMQDTDLELGLDNSSFYDQFAIAQFGLWAAWLTWLGITVMAFLKVYHNYRQEDLLDSLIHEKELLLGHSSHRGSDANKLKSGMI, encoded by the exons ATGGCCCTTGATCATTTAATTTTCGCCCAATGCATCCTCTATTTTTTGGCGTTTGTGTTTGGTTTTATTGCCGTAGTGCCTCTCTCCGAAAACACGGAGGATTTTCATGGAAAATGCTTGCTTTTCACGCGTGGTATGTGGCAGAATGAGAACATCACAGTCTCAAAGCAGCGCTTTATCGTTGAGGAGTGGGGACCGGCATCTTCCTGCAGTTTCATCACTTTTGTCGGGATAGCATCTCTCATCCTGTCCGCAGTGCAGTCATGGAGACTGCTGTTGTTTCTTTTCAAAGGCCACGACGA TTCCCTGTTCAATGCCTTCCTGAATCTGTTGATCAGCTCCTTGGTGGTGTTCACAGTGTTCCTCTCTAGCACCATCATCAGTGTGGGCTTCAACCTGTGGTGTGACGCCATCACAGAGGGGGGGGGCATGCCCAGCAG CTGTGAGGAAATGCAGGACACTGATCTGGAGTTAGGATTGGACAACTCATCGTTCTATGACCAGTTTGCTATTGCCCAG TTTGGTCTGTGGGCAGCGTGGCTGACATGGCTGGGCATCACGGTCATGGCCTTCCTCAAGGTCTACCACAACTACCGCCAGGAGGACCTTCTGGACAGTCTGATCCACGAGAAGGAGCTGCTGCTGGGACACTCGTCCCACCGGGGCTCCGATGCCAACAAGTTGAAGAGTGGCATGATCTAA